In Magnolia sinica isolate HGM2019 chromosome 12, MsV1, whole genome shotgun sequence, a single genomic region encodes these proteins:
- the LOC131221887 gene encoding putative FBD-associated F-box protein At1g61330 → MEKEMKNTVEESVDWISDLPDAILQYILSKLTFKTAVRTSILSSKWRDHWTLIPKLDFDDTIWASIPSKYSKDDIRAPPKRDEFAGIVDRFLRGYKGRKIQRFCLYFPPVEGYHSQIMEWLKVAKAKGVKEVDLDFKMEPATRFDLPSFIMECESISVMKLKYCNLKLPLGFRALHSLKNLYLREVDITDDMVEILLLERSLLESLSLIKCNQLVQLKVTSPGPHFKTLAVVDNENLNSFEINAPNLQTLQFSGQAIDFFFKNISGLQDALLYMAGGQLDDESEDAPFDPKVLMSCFSHVEILSVSASLIEALWTVSLFSLPFATRFYNLKELHVPLDVMSDLDLATLTCFLGVCPYLEKLFIEVGAHNVGSEYTDEIRLPRDWYRYSFKLFNCRLYHLKTVKITGFVGQTILMKLVKYLMANAVALRSLILVACWDYEDDMIIDNVLWDLELRPVPAGKPLMYIGRVLSLHYRNSSGPKIQVVRYSEDCDSENPTYTEDYRFNHLNKSR, encoded by the exons AtggagaaagaaatgaagaatacGGTAGAGGAATCAGTGGATTGGATCAGTGACTTACCAGATGCTATTCTGCAATATATCTTGTCCAAGTTGACATTCAAGACTGCCGTACGAACAAGCATACTTTCTAGCAAATGGAGGGACCATTGGACTTTAATTCCAAAACTAGATTTTGATGATACAATATGGGCTTCCATCCCAAGCAAGTACTCCAAGGATGACATCCGAGCCCCCCCAAAAAGAGATGAATTTGCTGGAATTGTAGACCGGTTTCTGCGGGGATACAAAGGTCGTAAGATACAGAGGTTCTGCCTCTACTTCCCTCCAGTTGAAGGGTATCATTCTCAGATCATGGAGTGGCTTAAAGTTGCAAAAGCGAAAGGCGTCAAGGAGGTTGATCTCGACTTCAAGATGGAGCCTGCGACACGGTTTGATCTGCCTAGTTTTATCATGGAATGCGAATCGATATCAGTCATGAAGTTGAAGTATTGCAATTTGAAACTCCCTTTGGGTTTCCGAGCCTTGCACTCCCTCAAGAACCTTTATCTGAGAGAGGTGGACATCACAGACGACATGGTGGAGATCTTGCTTTTGGAGCGCTCCCTCCTCGAGAGCTTGTCTCTGATCAAGTGTAATCAACTGGTGCAGCTCAAGGTCACTTCTCCTGGCCCACACTTCAAGACCTTGGCAGTCGTTGACAATGAAAATCTGAATAGCTTTGAGATCAATGCTCCTAATCTTCAGACCCTGCAGTTCTCTGGGCAGGCAATTGATTTCTTTTTTAAGAACATTTCTGGGCTGCAAGATGCATTGCTTTACATGGCAGGCGGGCAGCTGGATGATGAAAGTGAAGATGCTCCTTTTGATCCAAAAGTGCTTATGTCTTGTTTTTCACATGTCGAGATTCTCTCTGTCAGTGCCTCGCTCATCGAG GCACTGTGGACAGTAAGCCTATTCTCGCTGCCGTTCGCTACTCGATTTTATAATCTGAAGGAACTACATGTGCCTCTGGATGTGATGAGCGATTTGGATCTTGCGACTCTCACTTGCTTTCTCGGTGTCTGTCCTTATTTAGAGAAGCTTTTCATAGAG GTAGGTGCTCACAATGTAGGGTCTGAATACACAGATGAAATCCGCTTGCCTAGGGATTGGTACCGGTACTCTTTTAAGTTGTTCAACTGCAGGCTGTATCACCTCAAAACCGTCAAGATAACAGGATTTGTGGGCCAGACAATCTTAATGAAGCTGGTGAAATATCTCATGGCGAATGCAGTTGCATTGAGGTCATTGATCCTTGTGGCCTGCTGGGACTATGAAGACGATATGATCATTGATAACGTGCTGTGGGATCTGGAGCTCAGACCAGTGCCTGCTGGTAAGCCTTTGATGTATATCGGACGGGTGTTATCACTGCACTACCGAAATTCATCGGGGCCCAAGATACAAGTTGTGAGGTACTCAGAAGATTGCGACAGCGAGAACCCAACGTACACTGAAGACTATCGATTCAACCATTTAAACAAATCAAGGTAA
- the LOC131220674 gene encoding uncharacterized protein LOC131220674: MLEGKAVIGETDMLQTMQQDALRIAGKALDAFDVTDSTEIARYIKKEFDRVYGTGWQCIVGTDFGSFVTHCHGCFIYFCIGSLAILLFRGAAWDPDSDLVCGPDADASPYSSIKPVKA; encoded by the exons ATGTTGGAAGGCAAGGCAGTTATAGGCGAGACCGATATGTTACAGACCATGCAACAAGACGCGCTACGTATCGCCGGCAAAGCACTCGACGCATTCGACGTAACGGATTCTACCGAGATCGCGCGCTACATAAAAAAG GAATTCGATCGAGTATATGGGACAGGGTGGCAATGCATTGTGGGGACGGATTTCGGTTCGTTCGTTACACATTGCCATGGATGTTTTATCTATTTTTGTATTGGAAGCTTGGCTATCCTTCTCTTTCGAGGAGCTGCCTGGGACCCTGACTCGGATCTGGTGTGTGGCCCAGATGCTGATGCAAGTCCATACTCTTCCATCAAGCCTGTCAAGgcctga